The genomic window CTtgggcaaaaataaaaaaggcacaCTTCCTATGCAGTCGCGGGGCATATATAAATCCACAGTTCTTGTACTACTGGCATTTCTTATGTGACACTTTGGATATGAACTTTTGGCTTTGTATCTTTTCGCGCATGACAAATTTGGGTCACCTTCCAGCCCccattaaatttaaaattatgcATAAAACAGGTTAACGTGTATTTAATAAGTTTACCCCCActtgcatgttttttttttttttttaacccgtGCACTGTGTTCCTTCTGGCGATAACCAAAACCCCCCCTTTCAAATGCGAACATTTCAAAAAGGTGTGGAGTACTATTGttagctaaaaaaaaattagcgtTCATCACATTAATTGTGGgcctattttttaaaagggttacaaaaaaaaaaataaataaataaacttCCTTTATCGGACGTAAAATTTTGTGGAagcttcttcatttctttaaATGAAACTAGttctttagaaaaaaaatgttgcaatTGTTGTGCGGAgagtaattattttttttactctcccTACTTATGTCCCCTTGTGCATGTTGCTATAAAGGTGCATATGATAATTACGCCATCTCCAAAGCGAACACAACAATGAGCAAAGGAGAAAGGGGGATGTCAGCTTTTAATGCACAGATCGGAATACTAGCGATGTCGTTCTTCTTAGATGAATCGCTGTATTCTGTCCGCTTGAggaatttgttctttctcgTCACGAACGTGAGTATGCATGCACCTACGTATGAACGTGTTTGTGTTTATGAATGTCCTCGCGTGGGTGGTTGCTTATCTGCGTGCGTCCAACCCGCGAAGAGACCACGCGTGTTCGCACGCGTCGAGTGAATTTCTTCGCGCAGGACACGGAGCGGAAACGTTGTCCGCCCCTGTACaaatatgtttatatatacatatataactgTTTGCGTGTCTTAATTGGCACCACGACAACACCTGTGAAAGCTGCCACGCCCCGAAAAAGACAAACGCACAATCCGTGACGAATCTCGACACACTGAAGGCGCTCCGTTGCTTACTTCAAAATGGCAAAGAAAGACTACATCTGGATTTTGTGTAAATTCCActgcgggaaaaaaaggggagtggTCAGCAAAAAGcaagaggaggaaatttttaaaattctcgAAAGTTCAAACATGCCGCTGACCGTTTTGATTAAGGAAGTACGACTCAGCTTTTATCTGTCTCAGCACAGACAGTCGTCCACACACTGCTCGAGCGTATACGCATGACGTAGCcgtatatgcatacatacgtgGGAGTACACAAGTGCGCAAGCATAAGAATAATATCCTCCCGTGTGTATAGGACATTGTGGCGGCCACCCACATCTGCTCCTACCTAAAATGACCCCTTTCTGTAGGAATTCGATAGGAAAGCAACAATGCTGTATGGGAAGATATACAAAAGCTTAATATTTTCCCGCTTCctcggtaaaaaaaaatatattgtacaTTGAGGAAGTAGGACTAATGCGCAAATCAACTTATCTGCGAAAGTGCTAATACTAGCAGATTGAGCCCCCACAATTATTTACTTGcccatttaatttttttttccccatcctAGTCATCTTCGCAAATTTGAGGCTTCGACTTTTTATCATCCGAACTAGTAATGTGAGTACATGTTCCCGCTGGGCAAAtcattaaattaaaaaaatgaaaaaaaaaagctagaaATTGAATGTTAAAATGCTGCATCAGGAAGGACATAAAATAATCACTGCGAGTATAAACATGGAGCAtgttgcttcccccctttttagaAATTCAAACAAGACATTTCTCTGTTGGCGCAATTTGTAACCCTATGTGATGATTACCTGGACGTTCAAGTTCTATACACTGGAGGTAGGACGGGCAAATGGGCCCATTCAGCTCTGCTATTCAAGGAGcaatatttatatgtgcttCTGTGGGAGGCAACATATTCTCTCACACTCGCCGGATGGGTAGTAGACACAATATATGTTCACACATAAGTGGCACCCATCTGTAAGTGGAACTTTTGtgcattattttgtttttttattttatttttttttttttttcctttttagtaACGCTGCTCAAGTGCAAGCGATTTTTGAAGAACCTGTTCATTGAGtcaaaaatggaggagaacATTTCCATCATTATGAAGTAAGCTGTTTTTCTTAAGGGGGATTTGCAGAGCagagttttttcccctgggCTTTCAACCTTCATGAAAAATTTGCCGTTATATGTTTCTGCGTCTACCACATAATGCGCCTGCCCCACGTTGTGtcatcccctttttgcgcCATTTAAGGGAATTGGAGCGTTCATAGCAGCCTGTTGAAAAgcagattttaaaaaacctTTTGGCAAGGAGGCCGAACgattttccgctttttttatttgcccaACCGATTAGCTCATTTTGAAAGAAGCCTAATTTTGTGCTTCACATTTATGCAGGTATATACCACATTTGTTTGAGGAAGTGTGTATCCACCGCTGCACACTTCTTTTATATGCCATTTgtaccacttttttttttctgcgcaaATTTATACTCGCGCAGCTGTGTTGTCCCCTTTGATGGCACTTCCCctgctttccatttttaaagtaTTACCCTTAATGCTCCTGTTCGAATTAAAGCACAGCGGAGGGATAATCCCCCCTCTGTGGAGTTACCCATTCGTGGGAGCCTACGTATAAGTAAAGATGTATTCAACTTTACGTACGCATGGggtgtaccttttttttaattaaaaaaagagcttCCAAAGTATGCAAAAGTTTATATACGTGtttcgttttgttttgttatgtttttttcttttttttgttaaactCTTATCTTTTTACGCaggcgtaaaaaaaaagaaaaatataaaataaaaaaggtatTAGAAATGCAATTGTATATCACTTTGGCACGTTTTGCAAAAGCTGTTATACGTAAGAGATAACTGAACAGATAAACAACGGCATGCATATTATTGTGTGTCCCTTTTATCggtttattcttttttcttcccaaaaaagaaaaaaaaaaaaaaaaagggattcCTCAAAAGgtgcgaaaaaaacgaagtCAGCAAAATGGCCTACACaatttacccatttttttttctacaatttCTACATGAAGACGCATCTATCAATTATCCTTGGACTTTCTCTTTAGGTCTTTTTTCTGCTGttgtttgttctttcttctttcggTTAGTTTAGCTCTACGTAATGTTTTATATGCCAAGTAAGATTTGTCTATCTTGGACACGTCCATGGATTCATAGAACGGCTTGgtgtttctttccttcttgaATATACTACGtaattgtttcttctttcttaattCCTTAACGACTTCTTTGCTGGCGTCCGCTGGTATTCCTCCAATGCCGTTTTTagttttgttcttcttcaagGGGATCATAACTaggcattttttatatttctccaATCGCtcgatatttttttttaatgtttcTTCGcatctattttttctccttttgtcAACACAGATTCCTATGCTCTGGGCTGCAAGGGGATTTAACTTGGCTCCCTATAGAGGTGCAAAACGTGGGGGgaagttaataaaaaatggcgtcaggaaaagtaaaaatatgtacactcaTTCATTACATGACTGTATAGAAAGGGATAAACACAACTGCTGTTCGATGCGCACAGCGTACTACACGCACCACCATTTCGTGGTACATATTAGATGCGTACCTTCAGCTCCTCAAGGGTGAAACCTCTTCCAAGTCTGGATCTGAAATTGTACCTCTGAGTTGGGCACTGCACTATGGGGTGCAATTTTTCAATGGGGGTTCCTCCATTtgcctttcttttcttttctcttaacaatcttctttttttcttttttatgttcttaCTGAAATTTACTCTTACATATCTTTGCCACCATTTGTGCAGGTGAACATTTGGCAATACGTTGTTGTGTGACACCATTTTGGCAAGTTACTCGGCGAAAGGTGTGctgaggggggggaaaaaaaaatgtgctattttgtgggggggaaagaagtgAAGCACTATGTAGAAATATTGGCCATTCTACGGGGACACTTCTGTATTCGCGGGGTGGGCGCGCCGTTCGCAAACATTTCATCATTATGCACGCTCTTTCAAGCATCTCTCCATAAACAGCACGGAAAAGGTAAATGCCGTGTTAATCTCTCCCGTGAAAAGCGCGTAACGTGTGCCTCGTTTATATCTCTCGAAATTGCAAATGGCTTTCAGGGACCTCTTTCCCCATTCGGATGACTGAAACGCTCTCAAATTGAGAAGCATTCCCGCAGCATCCTCGCGGCATCATCACACGATGGTATGCCCCCTTTTAATCGCCTCAATTTCGCATGGCTTTACATCTGatgaaatattttaccttttcttaAAACTGCCTCGCGGGGAATTTGAAAAACTGGAGAAGCTTAAGGAACAGTTGTACAAGAATTTACTCAGCGGGAAATAAATCGCAGAAGTTACGAAGCAGCCAAATTCTGATGCCGCAAAAcgatggaaagaaaaaaaaaaaaaaaaaaaaaaaaaattgtatctTCCTCTGATCTTATAAATTACAACAAtagttaaaataaaaaaatatcacgCGAAAATAATTACTATTTATTTTGCACGACCATATTGTTCTTCACGTGtgagttccttttcttcccttcagtgCTACAGCGCAAATGAGCGAACGGGATATTTTTTGGGAACAAGGAtacttataaaaaatattgcgCAGTTTTTGCTGCTTTCGGAAAAAGCGAGCCACGTGACGTTTTCtgcatttatatacatatcttTCATATGTACTTGTAAATGGCGGGGTgggttcctttttcccctctttggaGTGATTAAAGTGGGGCGCTAAAAGGTACGTACAGCGGGTTCCctcaaaataaataattgcCCAGTAGCATCGCGCACAGCATTTTAATTGTAATAATGTTACCGCTTGACGTGGGGTGCCGTTATTTTTAAGGCCCACCACATGTGCTGcacaattatttttaatgtaggatatggaaaaaaatggtttaaaaaaaaaaaaaaaaaacgcgctTGGATCAACCAACTCTACCCAATCAGCAATAAAACTGTTGTGCGTTAGCACGTACTACGCTGCATACTTCTTATTTACGTACAGCACGGGATACTACTTAAGTGAATATACGCATTCGGGCTTGTAAAGCGTCGGCGCGGTTTTTCAAATGGAAATATAACATATCGCATTGAGTTGGAGGGTGCCGCATACCGTTTTTAAAGGCCGCGCgtaaaataatatgtacaccaattttaattttgtagggacgtaaaaattatatattcgCATATGCGGCTTTAATTGGCATGGATCATCTGCTTAATTCCCGGCTTTCCGTTCTTTCGAAAAAAAgcatatgtaaaaaaaaaaaaaaaataaataaataaataaaaccgCAAAACAGATTATGCAGTAAATAAAATCAACATAAAAGGGATGATACATCCATGTACCACTATTTTGAGGAAAACACAACTTTTCCTTTGAGgagataaaaattttcttcgcTTAAATTTTGAATTAAATCCTTATTAAAAGTTAACCTTTCACGGTAAGAAGCGCAGCCCGCAAATTAGTGACAAAGCGGCACAAGTTGAAACTTACTGCGT from Plasmodium coatneyi strain Hackeri chromosome 12, complete sequence includes these protein-coding regions:
- a CDS encoding 60S ribosomal protein L13 → MVSHNNVLPNVHLHKWWQRYVRVNFSKNIKKKKRRLLREKKRKANGGTPIEKLHPIVQCPTQRYNFRSRLGRGFTLEELKGAKLNPLAAQSIGICVDKRRKNRCEETLKKNIERLEKYKKCLVMIPLKKNKTKNGIGGIPADASKEVVKELRKKKQLRSIFKKERNTKPFYESMDVSKIDKSYLAYKTLRRAKLTERRKNKQQQKKDLKRKSKDN